Proteins found in one Paenibacillus borealis genomic segment:
- a CDS encoding malate:quinone oxidoreductase: MSNQQTKTDVILIGAGIMSATLGSLLKELVPDWRITVFERRAGAGEESSNEWNNAGTGHSSLCELNYTTEQPDGSIDISKAIKVNEEFQFSKQFWSYLVNSRRIQDPQEFIVPVPHMSFVEGQTDVTFLQKRFEALSRHPLFQGMEFSADPAQLMKWMPLMMKNRTLGQPVAATRMESGTDVNFGALTRSLFGHLQSNNVDIRFNHQVEDLKRTKDGSWELKVRNANGAAERHTAKFVFIGGGGGSLHLLQKSGIPEGRGIGGFPVSGLFMVCRKPEIVAQHHAKVYGKAAVGAPPMSVPHLDTRVIDKQESLFFGPFAGFSPKFLKFGSMFDLITSVKPDNLVTMLAAGAKNMQLTKYLIGQVMLSKEQRMEALREFVPEAKTEDWELVVAGQRVQIIKDTAAGKGTLQFGTEVISSADGSIAALLGASPGASTAVSVMLEVLSKCFPQHIEAWEPKIKRMIPSYGISLSANTAVLNEIHASAAASLGLTNGPGEPVQQIKVKHS; the protein is encoded by the coding sequence ATGAGCAACCAACAAACCAAAACAGACGTGATTTTAATTGGTGCCGGAATCATGAGTGCAACACTTGGTTCACTGCTTAAGGAACTAGTGCCTGATTGGAGAATCACTGTGTTTGAGCGGCGCGCTGGTGCCGGGGAGGAGAGCTCCAATGAATGGAACAATGCGGGAACGGGGCATTCTTCATTATGCGAGCTTAATTACACCACGGAGCAGCCGGATGGATCTATCGATATTAGCAAGGCTATTAAGGTGAATGAGGAGTTTCAGTTCTCGAAGCAATTCTGGTCTTATCTGGTGAACAGCAGACGAATACAAGATCCGCAGGAATTTATCGTACCCGTACCACATATGAGCTTTGTAGAAGGACAGACAGACGTAACCTTTTTACAAAAAAGATTTGAAGCGCTTTCAAGGCATCCGCTGTTTCAAGGCATGGAATTCTCCGCTGATCCGGCGCAGCTGATGAAATGGATGCCGCTTATGATGAAGAACCGGACACTCGGCCAGCCGGTGGCGGCCACCCGAATGGAATCGGGAACGGATGTTAACTTTGGCGCTTTGACACGCAGCCTGTTCGGCCACTTGCAGAGCAACAACGTCGATATCCGGTTCAACCATCAGGTTGAGGACCTTAAGCGCACTAAGGACGGGTCCTGGGAACTCAAGGTACGTAATGCTAACGGCGCTGCTGAGCGCCATACAGCGAAATTCGTCTTCATCGGGGGCGGAGGCGGGAGCCTGCATCTGCTGCAGAAATCCGGTATTCCGGAGGGCAGAGGGATTGGCGGATTCCCGGTAAGCGGACTATTTATGGTGTGCCGGAAGCCGGAGATTGTGGCGCAGCATCATGCCAAAGTATACGGTAAAGCAGCGGTGGGTGCGCCTCCCATGTCTGTTCCGCATCTGGATACAAGGGTGATCGACAAGCAGGAATCGCTTTTCTTCGGACCGTTTGCCGGCTTCTCGCCCAAATTCCTGAAGTTCGGTTCGATGTTTGATCTGATAACCTCCGTTAAGCCGGATAATCTCGTCACGATGCTGGCGGCAGGCGCAAAGAATATGCAATTGACCAAATATTTGATCGGGCAGGTCATGCTGTCCAAAGAGCAGCGGATGGAAGCTTTGCGGGAATTTGTTCCGGAAGCGAAAACCGAGGATTGGGAGCTGGTGGTGGCGGGCCAGCGGGTGCAGATTATTAAAGATACGGCTGCCGGCAAAGGTACGCTTCAATTTGGCACGGAGGTGATCAGCAGCGCCGATGGCTCCATAGCCGCACTGCTCGGCGCTTCTCCGGGGGCTTCTACCGCCGTTTCGGTCATGCTGGAGGTCCTCAGCAAATGCTTCCCGCAGCATATTGAGGCCTGGGAGCCGAAGATCAAACGAATGATTCCTTCCTACGGCATATCCCTATCGGCAAACACAGCGGTATTGAACGAAATTCATGCTTCGGCAGCAGCATCGCTCGGTCTGACTAATGGACCAGGGGAGCCTGTGCAGCAAATTAAGGTAAAGCATTCATAA
- a CDS encoding TerD family protein has translation MNQFLQMGANITLSTAKGSVTISHEISALIDISLTAFLLTDSDKVQGDSGIIFYNQPASSSGVATLVPSETIGNTKVHKMNFDMGKVPEGITKIAITLTEDNNTGFSNVKNLTAEISTGNTMIQLSPSSFTNENGVVVLELYLRNGQTKAKSIWRGFDSGLEGLCKNYGVEVEPESAPEPAPAAIAIPDNKDNQYTKSSINLEKVKGKINLDKGQKPVIIDKTPEITATVSWKTGTDYDIYALVYTKNGKQIDVAMFGAEGTPPLKNYGNGTVEHTGDVGRSSQSTKTEVIKLRLKDDILAVVPVVYSAQSNGTGSFYRYKVSMSIDNHNGTSVTITAKNANNNDTIYTCVPGILHNTPAGVIISPLELYSRPNSEFRPSLRMGPSNMVEVIMDEGPLNDYK, from the coding sequence GTGAATCAATTTCTTCAGATGGGAGCCAATATAACCTTAAGTACCGCCAAAGGCAGTGTTACGATTAGCCATGAAATCTCTGCTTTAATCGATATATCTTTAACAGCATTCCTGTTAACGGATTCCGACAAGGTACAAGGGGATAGCGGAATCATCTTTTATAATCAACCCGCAAGTTCGTCAGGTGTAGCTACTCTTGTACCATCCGAGACAATAGGCAATACAAAAGTTCATAAAATGAATTTCGACATGGGTAAAGTCCCTGAAGGTATTACTAAGATAGCTATAACTCTGACAGAGGATAATAACACCGGATTTTCGAATGTAAAGAATCTAACAGCAGAGATAAGCACCGGCAATACGATGATTCAGTTATCACCATCCAGCTTCACCAACGAAAATGGAGTCGTAGTATTGGAATTATACCTAAGGAATGGGCAGACAAAAGCAAAATCAATCTGGCGCGGATTTGATTCCGGGCTTGAAGGGTTATGTAAAAATTATGGTGTTGAGGTTGAACCTGAATCTGCCCCTGAACCTGCTCCCGCGGCGATAGCAATTCCTGATAATAAAGATAATCAATACACGAAGTCATCCATAAACCTTGAAAAGGTAAAGGGTAAGATAAACCTCGATAAAGGGCAAAAGCCCGTTATTATTGATAAAACACCAGAAATTACGGCTACTGTCTCTTGGAAGACGGGGACGGATTATGATATCTATGCTTTAGTCTACACAAAGAATGGTAAGCAGATTGATGTAGCTATGTTTGGGGCGGAAGGAACACCTCCTCTCAAAAATTATGGTAACGGTACAGTGGAACATACGGGCGATGTCGGGAGAAGCAGCCAATCAACGAAGACAGAGGTTATCAAATTAAGATTAAAAGATGATATTCTTGCAGTTGTGCCTGTGGTTTATTCCGCTCAATCCAATGGAACCGGCTCATTCTACAGATATAAGGTGTCCATGAGTATTGATAATCATAATGGCACCTCCGTTACGATAACCGCCAAGAATGCAAATAATAATGATACGATTTACACCTGTGTGCCGGGAATACTTCATAATACGCCAGCTGGCGTTATTATAAGCCCGTTGGAGCTTTACAGCAGACCGAATTCAGAGTTTAGGCCTAGTCTCAGGATGGGACCTTCAAATATGGTAGAGGTTATAATGGATGAAGGACCCTTAAATGATTATAAGTAA
- a CDS encoding discoidin domain-containing protein, which produces MVIVIIVSLMAIGAPAIAGGDQGGNPTQLVVTYDTNGGSAIAPQFVSASGGRVMFQYTPVKECYSFEGWYYDIALTQAYTGSDLITRDLTLYAKWVATGANMLCSAATLTSAVGTVSAGGTANETITVGSGINLAALKAAITPAANATFEIYNADGITKATTLETGMKIIVTPKSGTNKVTYTIIVSPPNLALNKPATVDSTCNASQTAAQAVEGSVINDSKWCSKSGNRWLQIDLGSVKQVNQFVIKHAAEGGETPSYNTKAYNIQVSTDGTNWNKVVNVTNNTIGTTVDNITVVSARYIKLNVTVPTQTTNSAARIYEFEVYGPSFISP; this is translated from the coding sequence ATGGTGATAGTTATCATTGTTTCGTTAATGGCTATAGGAGCTCCTGCAATTGCCGGAGGCGATCAAGGGGGCAACCCCACCCAGCTGGTCGTGACTTATGACACGAACGGAGGCTCAGCGATTGCCCCACAGTTTGTGTCGGCGTCCGGAGGTAGAGTGATGTTTCAGTATACTCCGGTGAAGGAGTGCTACAGCTTCGAAGGCTGGTACTACGACATTGCGCTGACGCAAGCCTATACTGGGTCAGATCTAATCACTAGAGACCTAACGCTGTATGCAAAATGGGTGGCTACGGGAGCAAACATGCTGTGCAGCGCGGCTACATTGACCTCGGCGGTCGGCACAGTAAGTGCCGGCGGGACGGCGAATGAGACGATCACTGTCGGGAGTGGCATCAATCTAGCTGCGTTGAAGGCCGCGATTACACCGGCGGCGAATGCAACGTTCGAAATTTACAATGCAGACGGAATAACGAAGGCGACGACGCTAGAGACGGGCATGAAGATCATCGTAACCCCGAAATCTGGAACGAATAAGGTTACGTACACGATAATAGTGAGTCCTCCAAATTTAGCATTAAATAAACCCGCGACGGTTGACAGCACGTGCAACGCCTCGCAGACTGCAGCCCAAGCCGTGGAAGGCAGCGTCATCAATGATAGCAAATGGTGCTCCAAGTCCGGCAACCGCTGGCTGCAGATTGACCTCGGCTCCGTGAAGCAAGTAAACCAATTTGTCATCAAGCATGCAGCGGAAGGCGGTGAGACTCCCTCATATAACACGAAGGCTTATAATATCCAGGTCAGCACCGATGGTACGAACTGGAACAAGGTGGTTAACGTAACCAACAATACAATTGGTACTACGGTAGACAATATAACAGTAGTATCGGCTCGATATATTAAGCTGAACGTAACGGTGCCTACACAAACCACGAACTCTGCGGCAAGAATCTATGAGTTTGAGGTATACGGACCAAGTTTTATTTCACCGTAA
- a CDS encoding AbrB/MazE/SpoVT family DNA-binding domain-containing protein, whose protein sequence is MQHKKENSHGFGHGKVLGTTSMGERGQVVIPREAREELDIKPGEKFIVFGNKRKGAVILVKAEMFNKFADFFMSASRKFESMAQAIFDKNTTIPEDEVDDHEPVAAEKRPEVDEKE, encoded by the coding sequence ATGCAGCATAAAAAAGAAAATAGTCATGGATTCGGGCACGGCAAAGTGCTGGGAACAACCTCAATGGGCGAGAGAGGACAAGTTGTTATTCCTAGAGAAGCAAGGGAAGAGCTTGATATCAAGCCAGGTGAGAAATTCATCGTTTTCGGAAATAAGCGCAAGGGCGCTGTCATTCTGGTCAAAGCCGAAATGTTCAACAAATTTGCGGATTTCTTCATGAGCGCTTCGAGAAAGTTTGAAAGCATGGCCCAGGCGATCTTTGATAAAAACACTACTATTCCAGAAGATGAAGTTGATGATCATGAACCTGTGGCAGCTGAAAAAAGACCTGAGGTAGATGAAAAAGAATGA
- a CDS encoding helix-turn-helix domain-containing protein, with translation MSVADWKRRSLSQENLAYECNVDRSYISMIEVGRNEPSVTKI, from the coding sequence GTGAGCGTAGCAGATTGGAAACGCCGAAGTCTAAGCCAAGAAAATCTGGCGTATGAATGCAATGTCGACCGATCTTACATTTCCATGATTGAGGTTGGCAGAAACGAGCCTTCCGTCACGAAAATATAG
- a CDS encoding S-layer homology domain-containing protein gives MLFQAARRKLSLMIVFALLLSTLTPNMVFGAVVQFKDITGSYAQKEIQSLSEAGIISGYEDNSFKPNKAMSRAELAKIIVLSLGLEVNGDQAAPFKDIAANSWYRGYVGALVKAGITEGTSATTFSPNSNVTREELVVFFIRAFELDETAKKLPVDSKLSDISEVSEWAKAQVSLAFKNGFINGVQGSDGTLKFKPKERAERQALARLAYEFTTNKSVYVEKSKQLLAEETNKGKNPEVTPAVTPAVTPVPTDRGTSVTVPAPGTPASATPVPATPEPVTPAPVTPTPTPTPTPTPTPAIPAPANTLQVVVEGESTDAIYVEESTEVIFRSSINAAETVIASVYQVDDSGKVISQISPLYDDGLEVHGDSLAADGLYSGKAVLNESTEGYINLQAFAGDVPSSAVFKLSVLKHLTDEQLAQTVVIENNTQSKLDQLAASYGNLQQAKEETVAWLQTQDEVEHAGVSGEGGSIWYLLDNGILGGISAAPENTKGLSNTVEEAASSNALTAEALTQDVEQTVATIGSQRVAVISPFSGTLPSSTVYDAVYHSFDQSSYPFLVERVKDTAAGVNFFKGLNQYGVVVLDSHGDTYYDEIVLQKLHNKYGIDFKYAGPQVMFLTGEKATNENKKAYELDLKKGRLAIISGYYAITPSFITRYNDMLPDTIVYNGSCRSAYNDSMADAFINNGASTYYGYTGYVKLAYDQAIATSVFTALNDDNMTTEEAFQAAVAAHGANDGLAAFVMKGSSIGTKTEGIINGTFENGNWTGWNGNGDVRVISKLGPLKPTEGNYMAIISTGLGFENNDQGGYDYNSDSYIEQSFIVPEGATTLSFDYNFISEEPKEYVGTKYNDTFRATVTSSVYINTASLITSHLNGGNTVTSSVYGSESVIVGTESINESTAYWIDENKVAIDFYGGDDTAYMTNWKHVQFDVSQFAGKGSIVLRFHVWDQGDSVFDTAVLIDNVILK, from the coding sequence ATGTTATTCCAAGCAGCACGCCGTAAACTCAGTCTGATGATTGTGTTTGCCCTGTTATTAAGCACCCTTACGCCAAATATGGTGTTTGGTGCGGTTGTGCAGTTCAAGGACATCACAGGCTCTTATGCACAAAAGGAGATTCAATCATTATCGGAAGCGGGAATTATCTCAGGATATGAAGATAACTCTTTTAAACCGAACAAGGCTATGTCACGCGCCGAACTGGCAAAAATCATAGTCCTGTCGCTCGGGCTGGAAGTAAATGGTGATCAAGCTGCACCGTTTAAAGACATTGCTGCGAACAGCTGGTATCGCGGTTATGTAGGTGCATTGGTAAAGGCTGGCATCACGGAGGGTACATCGGCGACTACCTTCAGTCCGAATTCAAATGTCACCCGTGAGGAGCTGGTCGTATTTTTCATCCGGGCATTCGAATTGGATGAAACGGCGAAGAAGCTTCCGGTTGACAGCAAGCTGTCGGATATCTCAGAGGTGTCCGAATGGGCAAAAGCGCAAGTATCCCTTGCCTTCAAAAATGGTTTCATTAACGGAGTCCAAGGCAGTGACGGCACGCTGAAATTCAAACCGAAAGAACGTGCGGAGCGCCAGGCTCTGGCTCGTCTGGCTTATGAGTTCACAACCAATAAGTCAGTATATGTCGAGAAATCCAAACAGCTTCTTGCTGAAGAGACGAATAAGGGCAAGAATCCTGAGGTTACCCCTGCTGTCACCCCTGCTGTCACCCCGGTACCAACTGACCGTGGGACGTCTGTGACAGTACCGGCTCCGGGAACGCCGGCATCGGCAACCCCAGTGCCAGCGACGCCTGAACCAGTAACCCCGGCACCGGTGACACCAACTCCGACACCGACACCCACCCCGACGCCGACACCGGCTATTCCGGCACCGGCAAACACGCTCCAGGTTGTGGTGGAGGGGGAGAGTACAGATGCCATTTATGTGGAAGAGTCCACAGAAGTTATATTCCGCTCATCGATTAATGCGGCAGAAACGGTAATCGCTAGTGTCTACCAGGTAGATGACAGCGGCAAAGTGATTTCGCAGATTAGCCCGCTATACGATGATGGATTGGAAGTCCATGGAGACAGTCTTGCGGCAGACGGACTTTACAGTGGCAAAGCAGTATTGAACGAAAGTACGGAGGGCTACATAAATCTGCAGGCGTTTGCTGGAGATGTGCCAAGCAGTGCAGTCTTTAAATTATCTGTACTGAAGCATCTTACGGATGAACAGCTTGCACAAACGGTTGTCATTGAGAATAATACACAGAGTAAGCTGGATCAACTGGCTGCTTCATATGGTAATCTGCAACAAGCCAAGGAAGAAACGGTGGCTTGGCTTCAAACTCAAGACGAAGTAGAGCATGCCGGGGTTTCGGGTGAGGGAGGAAGTATCTGGTATCTGCTGGACAACGGAATTCTAGGGGGGATATCCGCTGCTCCTGAGAATACCAAAGGGTTAAGCAACACTGTAGAAGAGGCTGCGTCCAGTAATGCATTGACGGCTGAAGCGTTAACGCAAGACGTGGAACAAACCGTAGCCACTATAGGAAGCCAGCGGGTTGCTGTGATTTCTCCGTTTTCTGGCACACTTCCATCTTCGACCGTTTATGATGCTGTATATCATAGCTTCGACCAGTCGAGTTACCCTTTCCTTGTGGAAAGAGTAAAGGACACCGCAGCGGGCGTTAACTTCTTTAAAGGACTGAATCAGTATGGAGTTGTAGTCTTGGATAGCCACGGAGATACTTACTATGATGAAATAGTGCTCCAGAAACTCCATAATAAATACGGCATTGATTTCAAATATGCCGGACCGCAAGTGATGTTCCTGACAGGAGAAAAGGCAACAAACGAGAATAAAAAGGCATATGAGCTGGACTTGAAAAAGGGAAGACTGGCTATTATATCCGGTTATTATGCTATTACACCTTCTTTTATTACACGTTACAACGATATGCTTCCTGACACCATCGTATATAATGGCAGCTGCCGCAGCGCATACAACGATTCTATGGCAGATGCCTTCATCAACAATGGTGCCAGCACTTATTATGGATATACCGGTTATGTAAAGCTTGCTTATGATCAGGCAATTGCTACATCCGTATTCACCGCCTTAAACGATGATAACATGACAACCGAAGAAGCCTTCCAGGCAGCAGTGGCTGCCCATGGAGCAAACGACGGGCTGGCAGCATTCGTCATGAAAGGAAGCAGCATTGGCACTAAGACCGAAGGAATCATCAACGGAACCTTTGAAAACGGGAATTGGACCGGCTGGAATGGAAACGGCGATGTCCGGGTAATCTCCAAGCTGGGGCCGCTTAAGCCGACAGAGGGGAACTACATGGCTATTATAAGCACAGGTCTTGGGTTTGAAAACAATGATCAGGGAGGGTATGACTACAATTCGGATAGTTATATCGAGCAAAGCTTCATTGTTCCGGAGGGAGCAACAACCCTATCGTTTGATTACAATTTCATTTCTGAGGAGCCTAAGGAATACGTTGGAACCAAATACAATGATACGTTCAGAGCAACGGTAACTTCCAGTGTATACATCAACACGGCTTCCCTCATTACCTCTCACTTGAATGGCGGGAATACAGTAACCTCCAGTGTCTACGGCAGTGAGTCCGTTATTGTCGGCACTGAATCGATTAATGAATCCACGGCCTATTGGATTGATGAGAACAAGGTAGCGATTGATTTCTACGGCGGGGATGACACAGCCTACATGACGAATTGGAAGCATGTACAATTTGATGTAAGCCAATTTGCCGGCAAGGGCTCCATTGTCCTCCGGTTCCATGTTTGGGATCAAGGTGACAGTGTCTTCGATACGGCAGTACTGATCGATAATGTAATATTAAAATAA
- a CDS encoding ABC1 kinase family protein yields MSEFFKLMKDVRFRRTMRMIFKFAWDFWWLSKQKYFIPGRRLEAKTKALYRKQAAYFTKTAMDMGGLIIKLGQHVSAQVDILPKEVIDELSKLQDSVEFVDFSEIKHKVESELGRSISEIFAEFSTTPIAAASLGQVHRATLRTGEAVAVKVMRPGVEDIIAIDWKSIQVAISLLKRQTKITDFMDLDAVYDEFHDTVMDELDYEQEGRNAEEFQLQFIHRDDIVVPGIHWSYTTSKVLTMEFLEGVKINDFAQLDAWGVDRTKLATSLIEIFVEQILLEGFFHADPHPGNVLVQPDGTIALIDFGMVGRIAGDMKTQMVALLMAVYLKDAHGAIDALTRLRFLRRNVDLEVFARNLTLLFEQINGDTFDLSFVTSGDNVEELRDFLYSQPFQLPANTTFLGKAIGTVYGLCTGLDPELDLIGTVKPYVEEVVRRDLRGNVFSNVVDEGKSILKGILPTTKKFISAVDKMDSGNLRVKLSSSFEQKLIETQNKNTQRIIATIIGAVSLLTAANLWNEVSHIVSYGLGTLGLLIMLSQLKTRGRRRAERHARQMNAMRERSRLETPKSKPRKSGV; encoded by the coding sequence ATGAGCGAATTCTTTAAATTAATGAAGGATGTCCGGTTCAGAAGAACCATGCGGATGATTTTTAAGTTCGCCTGGGATTTCTGGTGGCTGAGCAAGCAAAAGTATTTTATACCGGGACGGCGCTTAGAAGCGAAGACAAAAGCCTTGTATCGAAAACAGGCAGCGTATTTTACGAAGACCGCCATGGATATGGGTGGGTTAATTATCAAGCTTGGGCAGCATGTGAGTGCGCAGGTGGATATTTTGCCGAAGGAAGTTATTGATGAACTGTCAAAGCTGCAGGATTCGGTAGAATTCGTTGATTTTTCCGAGATTAAGCACAAGGTTGAGAGTGAACTCGGAAGATCCATTAGCGAGATTTTTGCTGAGTTTAGTACGACTCCCATCGCGGCGGCTTCCTTGGGGCAGGTACACCGGGCGACATTACGAACAGGTGAAGCAGTCGCAGTGAAAGTGATGCGTCCCGGGGTCGAGGACATTATCGCCATTGATTGGAAATCCATTCAGGTTGCTATTTCGTTATTGAAACGCCAGACGAAGATTACAGACTTCATGGATCTTGATGCGGTGTATGATGAGTTTCACGATACCGTTATGGACGAGCTCGATTATGAGCAAGAGGGGCGGAATGCAGAAGAATTCCAGCTGCAGTTTATCCATCGGGATGATATCGTTGTTCCAGGCATTCATTGGTCCTATACCACTTCGAAAGTGTTAACCATGGAGTTTCTGGAAGGTGTGAAAATCAACGATTTTGCCCAGCTGGATGCCTGGGGTGTGGACCGGACCAAATTAGCGACATCGCTGATCGAAATTTTCGTAGAGCAGATTCTATTAGAAGGCTTCTTTCACGCAGACCCGCACCCGGGTAATGTTCTCGTCCAGCCTGACGGCACCATAGCCTTAATCGATTTTGGAATGGTCGGACGAATTGCCGGGGATATGAAGACGCAAATGGTAGCACTGCTAATGGCGGTGTATCTAAAAGATGCTCACGGTGCCATCGATGCCCTTACCCGTTTGAGATTTTTAAGACGGAATGTAGATCTAGAGGTATTCGCAAGGAATCTTACGTTATTGTTTGAGCAAATCAACGGGGATACGTTTGACCTTAGCTTCGTGACATCAGGTGACAATGTTGAAGAGTTACGTGATTTCCTCTATTCTCAGCCTTTTCAGTTACCGGCAAATACAACATTTTTGGGAAAAGCCATAGGCACGGTGTATGGGCTTTGTACCGGACTGGACCCCGAGCTTGATTTGATTGGGACCGTTAAGCCTTATGTCGAAGAGGTTGTGCGTAGGGATCTGCGGGGAAATGTCTTTTCCAACGTTGTAGATGAAGGCAAGAGCATTCTCAAAGGAATCCTTCCTACGACCAAGAAGTTCATATCTGCAGTCGATAAAATGGATAGCGGAAATCTGCGGGTGAAGCTATCGAGCTCCTTCGAGCAAAAATTGATTGAGACTCAGAACAAGAATACACAGCGGATTATTGCAACAATCATTGGGGCGGTATCCCTTCTGACTGCGGCAAACCTGTGGAATGAAGTGAGTCATATCGTTTCTTATGGGTTGGGCACATTGGGGCTGCTCATTATGCTTAGCCAACTCAAAACGAGAGGACGCCGCCGTGCCGAAAGACATGCAAGGCAAATGAACGCCATGCGTGAGCGTAGCAGATTGGAAACGCCGAAGTCTAAGCCAAGAAAATCTGGCGTATGA
- a CDS encoding AraC family transcriptional regulator, producing the protein MDEWFEKQRREMLQIIEKFTPGDGTYNTEIHGLRLIRSSRLSEPVYSVYEPSLCVVAQGSKLVMLGKEVYQYGPSSYLTASVHLPITGQVVEASNETPYLSLQILFDMNQILGVIQASADAIQAGNETSRGLKVSRVNDTLLDAVLRLLKLVETPRDIPVLAPYAMQEIIYRVLQNDNSASLKQFAVIGSHAQRIAGVVEKLNREFAQPLRVEELAAEARMSTSSLYDYFKEVTGMSPIQFQKQIRLQEARRLLFSGSIDAAEAAFQVGYESPSHFSREYARMFGLPPVRDIRRLRSSIV; encoded by the coding sequence ATGGATGAATGGTTCGAGAAACAAAGGAGAGAAATGCTGCAGATCATCGAGAAGTTCACACCGGGGGACGGGACATATAATACGGAAATTCACGGTTTGCGCTTGATTCGTTCTTCCCGGTTATCCGAGCCGGTATACTCTGTCTATGAGCCTTCCCTTTGCGTCGTGGCGCAGGGTTCCAAGTTGGTCATGCTGGGAAAAGAGGTGTATCAGTATGGCCCGAGCAGCTATTTAACCGCTTCGGTACATTTACCGATTACAGGACAAGTGGTGGAGGCCTCGAATGAAACACCGTATTTGAGCCTTCAGATCCTTTTTGATATGAACCAGATTCTTGGTGTCATTCAGGCTTCCGCCGATGCCATTCAAGCAGGAAATGAGACCAGCCGGGGGTTGAAGGTAAGCCGGGTGAACGATACGCTTCTGGATGCGGTGCTGCGGCTTCTGAAACTAGTCGAAACACCGCGGGATATCCCGGTGCTTGCGCCTTATGCCATGCAGGAGATCATTTACAGGGTGCTTCAGAATGACAACAGCGCATCTTTGAAACAATTTGCAGTTATCGGAAGCCATGCACAGCGAATTGCAGGGGTCGTTGAGAAGCTTAATCGCGAATTTGCCCAGCCCCTGCGCGTAGAGGAATTGGCGGCGGAGGCCCGTATGAGCACTTCGTCTTTGTACGATTATTTTAAGGAAGTCACAGGGATGAGTCCGATCCAGTTTCAAAAGCAAATCCGATTACAAGAGGCGCGCCGGCTACTCTTCTCTGGATCGATCGATGCGGCGGAGGCTGCGTTTCAGGTCGGGTACGAGAGCCCGTCCCATTTTAGCAGGGAATATGCACGGATGTTTGGGCTGCCGCCGGTCCGGGACATACGCCGATTGCGGAGCTCTATTGTTTGA